A stretch of DNA from Candidatus Bathyarchaeota archaeon:
AACATCTTACTGAAGGAAAAAATTTTGTTTTTTAGTTAGCCATCAAGTTATTCTACGGTTCTTTTTAATCTTTTATATCAATGAAAAGGCTCTCATAGCATTCATCATGGTAAAGTTTTGATGTTCCACTGTTTCGGTTACCTTTGATGTTATCACCAATTTTAAGTTCTTTACCACATTTTTTGCAAATTAAGTTTCCTTTGAAGCTTTTGATACGACCATATTTTTCTTTTGTTAAAGCATATTGAATCATTTTTTTCACCAGTTTTTTTTTAAAAAAAAAGATAAGGAAAATAGTTTAGTTATTTTAGTTCTATTTTCCTTAGTTTTTCATCCGGTTCAGGCTCTTTCTTAGGCGCAATAATTTCTAAGACACCATTATTCATTTTTGCCACAATTTTTGAAGGGTCAACTTCCTCAGGAAAATTAATTGTTCGTTTACTAGACGAATATGTACGTTCCCTGTGAAGATAGTTTTTATCTTTCGCTTCAAGCTGTGACTTCTTTTCTGCCCGGAACGTCAAGGTATCTTTGTTTGTCAATATTTCAACGTCAGTTTTTTCAAAACCAGGCAATTCAGCCCTTACCAAAAATTGATCCCCATTATCAACCAAGTCAACCAAAGCAGCTCTAACCGGCCAATTTTGTGTCATATCAGGCATCCATGTCCGCATGGGCAAAAAAGGAGACATCAGGTCGTCAAAGGATTTTCTAAAATCTTCGAAAATAGAATCGAACCCCCGCGAAATAGTTGTTTCCCTTAGTGGTTGAATTGATACATTGTTTTCTGGTTGAGGTGCTTCTACAGTCTCTTTTTTCTTAGATTTTTCATTCATTTTCCAAAACTCCTCTATACAACCGTAAGTAGTATACCATATGTTCTTATTAAAAAATTTTTTGCCCAGAAACGTTCAACAATCGAAACTGATTTTTTTTCTTGATTTTAGATACTGAATTCAAGTTCTGAAGTTTTTTATTTCAACACTAATCGACATTTATTGGGATGAGTGTTTCTGCATTTAATCACGTGTAGGACCTAAAGGTTTGCC
This window harbors:
- a CDS encoding Hsp20/alpha crystallin family protein gives rise to the protein MNEKSKKKETVEAPQPENNVSIQPLRETTISRGFDSIFEDFRKSFDDLMSPFLPMRTWMPDMTQNWPVRAALVDLVDNGDQFLVRAELPGFEKTDVEILTNKDTLTFRAEKKSQLEAKDKNYLHRERTYSSSKRTINFPEEVDPSKIVAKMNNGVLEIIAPKKEPEPDEKLRKIELK